A window of the Cannabis sativa cultivar Pink pepper isolate KNU-18-1 chromosome X, ASM2916894v1, whole genome shotgun sequence genome harbors these coding sequences:
- the LOC115705564 gene encoding probable lactoylglutathione lyase, chloroplastic produces MASTTLNLNLSTFTASLPPFSSSPSSKFSALRVSNSSYFPSRRLALLHLGSVLPHSPLLDVKASNLLRADGNTVDRLMAQAATSTTTKENVLDWVKNDNRRMLHVVYKVGDLEKTIKFYTECLGMKLLRKRDIPEDRYTNAFLGFGPEDSHFVVELTYNYGVDKYDIGNGFGHFGVAVEDVDRTVELIKAKGGTVTREPGLVKGGSTKIAFIEDPDGYKFELLERGPTPEPLCQVMLRVGDLDRAINFYKKAYGMELLRVKDNPDHKYTIAMMGYGPEDKNAVLELTYNYGVTEYVKGNGYAQIAIGTDDVYKTAEAVKLSGGKIVLEPGPLPGINTKITACLDPDGWKTVFVDNIDFRKELE; encoded by the exons ATGGCGTCAACCactctcaatctcaatctctcaACTTTCACAGCTTCACTCCCTCCATTCTCATCATCACCTTCTTCAAAATTCTCTGCTCTTCGTGTTTCTAACTCATCATATTTTCCTTCACGGAGACTCGCTCTCTTACACCTCGGCTCAG TTCTTCCACACTCACCATTGTTAGATGTAAAAGCATCAAATTTATTAAGAGCAGATGGGAACACTGTAGATAGACTTATGGCACAAGCAGCTACTTCTACTACTACAAAGGAAAATGTATTAGATTGGGTCAAGAATGACAACAGAAGAATGCTACATGTTGTTTACAAAGTTGGAGACTTGGaaaagactataaa ATTCTATACTGAATGTTTGGGAATGAAGCTCTTGAGAAAGCGTGACATACCTGAGGACAGGTACACAAATGCTTTTCTAGGATTTGGACCAGAAGATTCTCATTTTGTTGTTGAACTTACTTACA ATTATGGAGTTGATAAATATGATATTGGTAATGGCTTTGGCCATTTTGGTGTAGCTGTTGAGGAT GTTGATAGAACAGTTGAACTTATAAAGGCAAAGGGTGGAACAGTTACCAGAGAGCCTGGTCTTGTTAAAGGTGGTAGTACAAAAATTGCTTTTATTGAAGATCCTGATGGTTACAAGTTTGAGCTTTTGGAGAGAGGGCCTACTCCTGAGCCCCTTTGTCAAGTTATGCTTCGAGTGGGTGATCTTGACCGTGCGATAAACTTCTATAAGAAG gCCTATGGTATGGAGCTTCTCCGAGTAAAGGATAACCCCGATCACAAG TATACCATAGCTATGATGGGCTATGGCCCTGAAGATAAGAATGCAGTGCTGGAATTGACATATAACTATGGGGTCACAGAGTATGTTAAAGGAAATGGTTATGCACAG ATTGCAATAGGGACAGACGATGTTTATAAGACCGCGGAAGCAGTAAAACTATCCGGAGGTAAAATAGTACTCGAACCTGGCCCCTTGCCTGGTATCAATACCAAGATCACTGCTTGCTTGGACCCAGATGGTTGGAAAACG GTCTTTGTCGATAACATTGATTTTCGGAAGGAGCTAGAGTGA
- the LOC115705533 gene encoding VAN3-binding protein isoform X3, with product MEVVSSCATKCSSFNRLKSIIEENSTPTSWEGVISTCAKPPETPTESMEFLARSWSVSAVELSKALSTSHQNPLTSTTNSSSEAHGGDHDHPSSTVALKESIFQQLSSENSPPISPRASDEMKELFLLHQALNPEFLSSQQLIKNGLYKSIMRKKTMGRWLKDQKERKKQEIRTQNAQLHAAVSVAGVAAAVAALAASAASPGTSAAHRKSTPSKTSTALASAAGLVASHCIEIAEEMGADHDHILAVVNSAVNAKTNGDIMTLTAAAATALRGAAILRTRLQRGCGSTTFALADEKGEGHESKAFTALNFVCRGGELLKRTRKGDLHWKQVSFSINSNWQVVAKLKSKYMAGTFTKKTKCVVSEVRCDIPAWPGREKDSDKESKAYFGIKTVERTIEFECKNKEEKLMWTEGIQHILNCHANVTLS from the exons ATGGAAG TAGTGAGTAGTTGTGCTACCAAATGTAGCTCTTTTAATCGGTTGAAGAGCATAATAGAGGAAAATAGTACTCCTACAAGTTGGGAAGGAGTGATTTCCACTTGTGCAAAGCCACCAGAAACTCCAACTGAATCCATGGAGTTTTTGGCAAGATCATGGAGTGTTTCAGCTGTTGAACTCTCCAAAGCTCTCTCTACTTCACATCAGAATCCTCTCACCTCAACAACAAACTCTTCTTCTGAAGCTCATGGTGGTGATCATGATCATCCAAGCTCTACTGTGGCTTTGAAGGAATCT ATATTTCAGCAACTGTCAAGTGAGAATAGCCCTCCAATTTCACCAAGAGCCAGTGATGAAATGAAG GAGTTATTTCTACTTCATCAAGCACTAAATCCAGAGTTCCTTTCCAGTCAACAGTTGATAAAAAATGGG CTGTATAAGAGCATTATGAGGAAGAAAACAATGGGGAGATGGTTAAAAGATcagaaggaaagaaagaaacAGGAAATCAGAACCCAAAATGCTCAGTTGCACGCAGCAGTTTCTGTGGCGGGGGTTGCTGCAGCTGTTGCAGCACTTGCAGCTTCAGCTGCATCGCCTGGAACATCAGCTGCTCACCGAAAATCAACTCCTTCAAAGACATCCACTGCACTAGCATCGGCAGCTGGTCTGGTGGCATCTCATTGCATCGAGATTGCTGAGGAAATGGGCGCCGATCATGACCATATCTTAGCTGTGGTGAACTCTGCTGTTAATGCAAAGACTAATGGCGATATCATGACCTTAACAGCAGCTGCAGCTACTG CCTTAAGAGGAGCTGCTATTCTAAGAACAAGGCTTCAAAGGGGCTGTGGAAGTACTACATTTGCATTGGCTGACGAAAAAGGCGAAGGCCATGAATCGAAAGCTTTCACAGCATTGAACTTTGTTTGCAGAGGAGGAGAACTTCTAAAGCGTACGAGGAAAG GAGATCTCCATTGGAAGCAAGTTTCTTTCAGTATTAACTCAAATTGGCAG GTTGTGGCGAAATTGAAAAGCAAATACATGGCAGGAACATTTACCAAAAAGACAAAAT GTGTAGTCTCTGAAGTTCGTTGTGATATCCCAGCATGGCCCGGAAGAGAGAAAGACAGTGACAAAGAATCAAAGGCATATTTCGGGATAAAGACAGTTGAAAGGACCATTGAGtttgaatgtaaaaataaagaagagaaACTAATGTGGACAGAGGGAATACAACACATATTGAATTGTCATGCCAATGTAACATTATCTTAA
- the LOC115705533 gene encoding VAN3-binding protein isoform X6: MEFLARSWSVSAVELSKALSTSHQNPLTSTTNSSSEAHGGDHDHPSSTVALKESIFQQLSSENSPPISPRASDEMKELFLLHQALNPEFLSSQQLIKNGLYKSIMRKKTMGRWLKDQKERKKQEIRTQNAQLHAAVSVAGVAAAVAALAASAASPGTSAAHRKSTPSKTSTALASAAGLVASHCIEIAEEMGADHDHILAVVNSAVNAKTNGDIMTLTAAAATALRGAAILRTRLQRGCGSTTFALADEKGEGHESKAFTALNFVCRGGELLKRTRKGDLHWKQVSFSINSNWQVVAKLKSKYMAGTFTKKTKCVVSEVRCDIPAWPGREKDSDKESKAYFGIKTVERTIEFECKNKEEKLMWTEGIQHILNCHANVTLS, encoded by the exons ATGGAGTTTTTGGCAAGATCATGGAGTGTTTCAGCTGTTGAACTCTCCAAAGCTCTCTCTACTTCACATCAGAATCCTCTCACCTCAACAACAAACTCTTCTTCTGAAGCTCATGGTGGTGATCATGATCATCCAAGCTCTACTGTGGCTTTGAAGGAATCT ATATTTCAGCAACTGTCAAGTGAGAATAGCCCTCCAATTTCACCAAGAGCCAGTGATGAAATGAAG GAGTTATTTCTACTTCATCAAGCACTAAATCCAGAGTTCCTTTCCAGTCAACAGTTGATAAAAAATGGG CTGTATAAGAGCATTATGAGGAAGAAAACAATGGGGAGATGGTTAAAAGATcagaaggaaagaaagaaacAGGAAATCAGAACCCAAAATGCTCAGTTGCACGCAGCAGTTTCTGTGGCGGGGGTTGCTGCAGCTGTTGCAGCACTTGCAGCTTCAGCTGCATCGCCTGGAACATCAGCTGCTCACCGAAAATCAACTCCTTCAAAGACATCCACTGCACTAGCATCGGCAGCTGGTCTGGTGGCATCTCATTGCATCGAGATTGCTGAGGAAATGGGCGCCGATCATGACCATATCTTAGCTGTGGTGAACTCTGCTGTTAATGCAAAGACTAATGGCGATATCATGACCTTAACAGCAGCTGCAGCTACTG CCTTAAGAGGAGCTGCTATTCTAAGAACAAGGCTTCAAAGGGGCTGTGGAAGTACTACATTTGCATTGGCTGACGAAAAAGGCGAAGGCCATGAATCGAAAGCTTTCACAGCATTGAACTTTGTTTGCAGAGGAGGAGAACTTCTAAAGCGTACGAGGAAAG GAGATCTCCATTGGAAGCAAGTTTCTTTCAGTATTAACTCAAATTGGCAG GTTGTGGCGAAATTGAAAAGCAAATACATGGCAGGAACATTTACCAAAAAGACAAAAT GTGTAGTCTCTGAAGTTCGTTGTGATATCCCAGCATGGCCCGGAAGAGAGAAAGACAGTGACAAAGAATCAAAGGCATATTTCGGGATAAAGACAGTTGAAAGGACCATTGAGtttgaatgtaaaaataaagaagagaaACTAATGTGGACAGAGGGAATACAACACATATTGAATTGTCATGCCAATGTAACATTATCTTAA
- the LOC115705533 gene encoding VAN3-binding protein isoform X1 — MEVVSSCATKCSSFNRLKSIIEENSTPTSWEGVISTCAKPPETPTESMEFLARSWSVSAVELSKALSTSHQNPLTSTTNSSSEAHGGDHDHPSSTVALKESIFQQLSSENSPPISPRASDEMKELFLLHQALNPEFLSSQQLIKNGVIIYLSLTIMSCHEYHIISVPIITTMQLYKSIMRKKTMGRWLKDQKERKKQEIRTQNAQLHAAVSVAGVAAAVAALAASAASPGTSAAHRKSTPSKTSTALASAAGLVASHCIEIAEEMGADHDHILAVVNSAVNAKTNGDIMTLTAAAATALRGAAILRTRLQRGCGSTTFALADEKGEGHESKAFTALNFVCRGGELLKRTRKGDLHWKQVSFSINSNWQVVAKLKSKYMAGTFTKKTKCVVSEVRCDIPAWPGREKDSDKESKAYFGIKTVERTIEFECKNKEEKLMWTEGIQHILNCHANVTLS; from the exons ATGGAAG TAGTGAGTAGTTGTGCTACCAAATGTAGCTCTTTTAATCGGTTGAAGAGCATAATAGAGGAAAATAGTACTCCTACAAGTTGGGAAGGAGTGATTTCCACTTGTGCAAAGCCACCAGAAACTCCAACTGAATCCATGGAGTTTTTGGCAAGATCATGGAGTGTTTCAGCTGTTGAACTCTCCAAAGCTCTCTCTACTTCACATCAGAATCCTCTCACCTCAACAACAAACTCTTCTTCTGAAGCTCATGGTGGTGATCATGATCATCCAAGCTCTACTGTGGCTTTGAAGGAATCT ATATTTCAGCAACTGTCAAGTGAGAATAGCCCTCCAATTTCACCAAGAGCCAGTGATGAAATGAAG GAGTTATTTCTACTTCATCAAGCACTAAATCCAGAGTTCCTTTCCAGTCAACAGTTGATAAAAAATGGGGTAATAATCTATCTCAGCCTCACTATTATGTCATGCCATGAATATCATATCATATCAGTACCAATCATTACTACCATGCAGCTGTATAAGAGCATTATGAGGAAGAAAACAATGGGGAGATGGTTAAAAGATcagaaggaaagaaagaaacAGGAAATCAGAACCCAAAATGCTCAGTTGCACGCAGCAGTTTCTGTGGCGGGGGTTGCTGCAGCTGTTGCAGCACTTGCAGCTTCAGCTGCATCGCCTGGAACATCAGCTGCTCACCGAAAATCAACTCCTTCAAAGACATCCACTGCACTAGCATCGGCAGCTGGTCTGGTGGCATCTCATTGCATCGAGATTGCTGAGGAAATGGGCGCCGATCATGACCATATCTTAGCTGTGGTGAACTCTGCTGTTAATGCAAAGACTAATGGCGATATCATGACCTTAACAGCAGCTGCAGCTACTG CCTTAAGAGGAGCTGCTATTCTAAGAACAAGGCTTCAAAGGGGCTGTGGAAGTACTACATTTGCATTGGCTGACGAAAAAGGCGAAGGCCATGAATCGAAAGCTTTCACAGCATTGAACTTTGTTTGCAGAGGAGGAGAACTTCTAAAGCGTACGAGGAAAG GAGATCTCCATTGGAAGCAAGTTTCTTTCAGTATTAACTCAAATTGGCAG GTTGTGGCGAAATTGAAAAGCAAATACATGGCAGGAACATTTACCAAAAAGACAAAAT GTGTAGTCTCTGAAGTTCGTTGTGATATCCCAGCATGGCCCGGAAGAGAGAAAGACAGTGACAAAGAATCAAAGGCATATTTCGGGATAAAGACAGTTGAAAGGACCATTGAGtttgaatgtaaaaataaagaagagaaACTAATGTGGACAGAGGGAATACAACACATATTGAATTGTCATGCCAATGTAACATTATCTTAA
- the LOC115705533 gene encoding VAN3-binding protein isoform X5, with translation MEFLARSWSVSAVELSKALSTSHQNPLTSTTNSSSEAHGGDHDHPSSTVALKESIFQQLSSENSPPISPRASDEMKELFLLHQALNPEFLSSQQLIKNGVIIYLSLTIMSCHEYHIISVPIITTMQLYKSIMRKKTMGRWLKDQKERKKQEIRTQNAQLHAAVSVAGVAAAVAALAASAASPGTSAAHRKSTPSKTSTALASAAGLVASHCIEIAEEMGADHDHILAVVNSAVNAKTNGDIMTLTAAAATALRGAAILRTRLQRGCGSTTFALADEKGEGHESKAFTALNFVCRGGELLKRTRKGDLHWKQVSFSINSNWQVVAKLKSKYMAGTFTKKTKCVVSEVRCDIPAWPGREKDSDKESKAYFGIKTVERTIEFECKNKEEKLMWTEGIQHILNCHANVTLS, from the exons ATGGAGTTTTTGGCAAGATCATGGAGTGTTTCAGCTGTTGAACTCTCCAAAGCTCTCTCTACTTCACATCAGAATCCTCTCACCTCAACAACAAACTCTTCTTCTGAAGCTCATGGTGGTGATCATGATCATCCAAGCTCTACTGTGGCTTTGAAGGAATCT ATATTTCAGCAACTGTCAAGTGAGAATAGCCCTCCAATTTCACCAAGAGCCAGTGATGAAATGAAG GAGTTATTTCTACTTCATCAAGCACTAAATCCAGAGTTCCTTTCCAGTCAACAGTTGATAAAAAATGGGGTAATAATCTATCTCAGCCTCACTATTATGTCATGCCATGAATATCATATCATATCAGTACCAATCATTACTACCATGCAGCTGTATAAGAGCATTATGAGGAAGAAAACAATGGGGAGATGGTTAAAAGATcagaaggaaagaaagaaacAGGAAATCAGAACCCAAAATGCTCAGTTGCACGCAGCAGTTTCTGTGGCGGGGGTTGCTGCAGCTGTTGCAGCACTTGCAGCTTCAGCTGCATCGCCTGGAACATCAGCTGCTCACCGAAAATCAACTCCTTCAAAGACATCCACTGCACTAGCATCGGCAGCTGGTCTGGTGGCATCTCATTGCATCGAGATTGCTGAGGAAATGGGCGCCGATCATGACCATATCTTAGCTGTGGTGAACTCTGCTGTTAATGCAAAGACTAATGGCGATATCATGACCTTAACAGCAGCTGCAGCTACTG CCTTAAGAGGAGCTGCTATTCTAAGAACAAGGCTTCAAAGGGGCTGTGGAAGTACTACATTTGCATTGGCTGACGAAAAAGGCGAAGGCCATGAATCGAAAGCTTTCACAGCATTGAACTTTGTTTGCAGAGGAGGAGAACTTCTAAAGCGTACGAGGAAAG GAGATCTCCATTGGAAGCAAGTTTCTTTCAGTATTAACTCAAATTGGCAG GTTGTGGCGAAATTGAAAAGCAAATACATGGCAGGAACATTTACCAAAAAGACAAAAT GTGTAGTCTCTGAAGTTCGTTGTGATATCCCAGCATGGCCCGGAAGAGAGAAAGACAGTGACAAAGAATCAAAGGCATATTTCGGGATAAAGACAGTTGAAAGGACCATTGAGtttgaatgtaaaaataaagaagagaaACTAATGTGGACAGAGGGAATACAACACATATTGAATTGTCATGCCAATGTAACATTATCTTAA
- the LOC115705533 gene encoding VAN3-binding protein isoform X4, translating into MEVSSCATKCSSFNRLKSIIEENSTPTSWEGVISTCAKPPETPTESMEFLARSWSVSAVELSKALSTSHQNPLTSTTNSSSEAHGGDHDHPSSTVALKESIFQQLSSENSPPISPRASDEMKELFLLHQALNPEFLSSQQLIKNGLYKSIMRKKTMGRWLKDQKERKKQEIRTQNAQLHAAVSVAGVAAAVAALAASAASPGTSAAHRKSTPSKTSTALASAAGLVASHCIEIAEEMGADHDHILAVVNSAVNAKTNGDIMTLTAAAATALRGAAILRTRLQRGCGSTTFALADEKGEGHESKAFTALNFVCRGGELLKRTRKGDLHWKQVSFSINSNWQVVAKLKSKYMAGTFTKKTKCVVSEVRCDIPAWPGREKDSDKESKAYFGIKTVERTIEFECKNKEEKLMWTEGIQHILNCHANVTLS; encoded by the exons ATGGAAG TGAGTAGTTGTGCTACCAAATGTAGCTCTTTTAATCGGTTGAAGAGCATAATAGAGGAAAATAGTACTCCTACAAGTTGGGAAGGAGTGATTTCCACTTGTGCAAAGCCACCAGAAACTCCAACTGAATCCATGGAGTTTTTGGCAAGATCATGGAGTGTTTCAGCTGTTGAACTCTCCAAAGCTCTCTCTACTTCACATCAGAATCCTCTCACCTCAACAACAAACTCTTCTTCTGAAGCTCATGGTGGTGATCATGATCATCCAAGCTCTACTGTGGCTTTGAAGGAATCT ATATTTCAGCAACTGTCAAGTGAGAATAGCCCTCCAATTTCACCAAGAGCCAGTGATGAAATGAAG GAGTTATTTCTACTTCATCAAGCACTAAATCCAGAGTTCCTTTCCAGTCAACAGTTGATAAAAAATGGG CTGTATAAGAGCATTATGAGGAAGAAAACAATGGGGAGATGGTTAAAAGATcagaaggaaagaaagaaacAGGAAATCAGAACCCAAAATGCTCAGTTGCACGCAGCAGTTTCTGTGGCGGGGGTTGCTGCAGCTGTTGCAGCACTTGCAGCTTCAGCTGCATCGCCTGGAACATCAGCTGCTCACCGAAAATCAACTCCTTCAAAGACATCCACTGCACTAGCATCGGCAGCTGGTCTGGTGGCATCTCATTGCATCGAGATTGCTGAGGAAATGGGCGCCGATCATGACCATATCTTAGCTGTGGTGAACTCTGCTGTTAATGCAAAGACTAATGGCGATATCATGACCTTAACAGCAGCTGCAGCTACTG CCTTAAGAGGAGCTGCTATTCTAAGAACAAGGCTTCAAAGGGGCTGTGGAAGTACTACATTTGCATTGGCTGACGAAAAAGGCGAAGGCCATGAATCGAAAGCTTTCACAGCATTGAACTTTGTTTGCAGAGGAGGAGAACTTCTAAAGCGTACGAGGAAAG GAGATCTCCATTGGAAGCAAGTTTCTTTCAGTATTAACTCAAATTGGCAG GTTGTGGCGAAATTGAAAAGCAAATACATGGCAGGAACATTTACCAAAAAGACAAAAT GTGTAGTCTCTGAAGTTCGTTGTGATATCCCAGCATGGCCCGGAAGAGAGAAAGACAGTGACAAAGAATCAAAGGCATATTTCGGGATAAAGACAGTTGAAAGGACCATTGAGtttgaatgtaaaaataaagaagagaaACTAATGTGGACAGAGGGAATACAACACATATTGAATTGTCATGCCAATGTAACATTATCTTAA
- the LOC115705533 gene encoding VAN3-binding protein isoform X2 translates to MEVSSCATKCSSFNRLKSIIEENSTPTSWEGVISTCAKPPETPTESMEFLARSWSVSAVELSKALSTSHQNPLTSTTNSSSEAHGGDHDHPSSTVALKESIFQQLSSENSPPISPRASDEMKELFLLHQALNPEFLSSQQLIKNGVIIYLSLTIMSCHEYHIISVPIITTMQLYKSIMRKKTMGRWLKDQKERKKQEIRTQNAQLHAAVSVAGVAAAVAALAASAASPGTSAAHRKSTPSKTSTALASAAGLVASHCIEIAEEMGADHDHILAVVNSAVNAKTNGDIMTLTAAAATALRGAAILRTRLQRGCGSTTFALADEKGEGHESKAFTALNFVCRGGELLKRTRKGDLHWKQVSFSINSNWQVVAKLKSKYMAGTFTKKTKCVVSEVRCDIPAWPGREKDSDKESKAYFGIKTVERTIEFECKNKEEKLMWTEGIQHILNCHANVTLS, encoded by the exons ATGGAAG TGAGTAGTTGTGCTACCAAATGTAGCTCTTTTAATCGGTTGAAGAGCATAATAGAGGAAAATAGTACTCCTACAAGTTGGGAAGGAGTGATTTCCACTTGTGCAAAGCCACCAGAAACTCCAACTGAATCCATGGAGTTTTTGGCAAGATCATGGAGTGTTTCAGCTGTTGAACTCTCCAAAGCTCTCTCTACTTCACATCAGAATCCTCTCACCTCAACAACAAACTCTTCTTCTGAAGCTCATGGTGGTGATCATGATCATCCAAGCTCTACTGTGGCTTTGAAGGAATCT ATATTTCAGCAACTGTCAAGTGAGAATAGCCCTCCAATTTCACCAAGAGCCAGTGATGAAATGAAG GAGTTATTTCTACTTCATCAAGCACTAAATCCAGAGTTCCTTTCCAGTCAACAGTTGATAAAAAATGGGGTAATAATCTATCTCAGCCTCACTATTATGTCATGCCATGAATATCATATCATATCAGTACCAATCATTACTACCATGCAGCTGTATAAGAGCATTATGAGGAAGAAAACAATGGGGAGATGGTTAAAAGATcagaaggaaagaaagaaacAGGAAATCAGAACCCAAAATGCTCAGTTGCACGCAGCAGTTTCTGTGGCGGGGGTTGCTGCAGCTGTTGCAGCACTTGCAGCTTCAGCTGCATCGCCTGGAACATCAGCTGCTCACCGAAAATCAACTCCTTCAAAGACATCCACTGCACTAGCATCGGCAGCTGGTCTGGTGGCATCTCATTGCATCGAGATTGCTGAGGAAATGGGCGCCGATCATGACCATATCTTAGCTGTGGTGAACTCTGCTGTTAATGCAAAGACTAATGGCGATATCATGACCTTAACAGCAGCTGCAGCTACTG CCTTAAGAGGAGCTGCTATTCTAAGAACAAGGCTTCAAAGGGGCTGTGGAAGTACTACATTTGCATTGGCTGACGAAAAAGGCGAAGGCCATGAATCGAAAGCTTTCACAGCATTGAACTTTGTTTGCAGAGGAGGAGAACTTCTAAAGCGTACGAGGAAAG GAGATCTCCATTGGAAGCAAGTTTCTTTCAGTATTAACTCAAATTGGCAG GTTGTGGCGAAATTGAAAAGCAAATACATGGCAGGAACATTTACCAAAAAGACAAAAT GTGTAGTCTCTGAAGTTCGTTGTGATATCCCAGCATGGCCCGGAAGAGAGAAAGACAGTGACAAAGAATCAAAGGCATATTTCGGGATAAAGACAGTTGAAAGGACCATTGAGtttgaatgtaaaaataaagaagagaaACTAATGTGGACAGAGGGAATACAACACATATTGAATTGTCATGCCAATGTAACATTATCTTAA